A single region of the Plantactinospora soyae genome encodes:
- a CDS encoding LacI family DNA-binding transcriptional regulator encodes MTRIEDVARLAGVSTATVSRALRGLPTVSEATRTRVLLAAEQLDYSASPSASRLAGGKTGTVAVIVPRITPWFVGAVVEAAEEVLHRAGYELLLYNIGGREHARQRLLHRANLPKRVDAVMLVATPMGPDDLATIASLALPGVTVGSGTVVPGWPSVRIDDQAAGRTATEHLLGLGHRRIACVWGDPADEYAHPAHLERRRGYQEALNALGVVPEPRLSVANRPDAEGGRRATEELLSRGDPPTAIFASCDEMAMGAVNALRTAGVRVPQEISVVGIDNHDLAGAFGLSTVAQPAAEQGQLAAGTLLGPLAGRSRTDGEPTPVILPTWLVARDSTGPPRED; translated from the coding sequence GTGACCAGAATCGAGGACGTCGCCCGGCTGGCGGGGGTCTCCACCGCCACCGTCTCCCGGGCGCTGCGGGGGCTGCCGACGGTGTCCGAGGCGACCCGGACCCGGGTGCTGCTCGCCGCCGAGCAACTCGACTACAGCGCCTCCCCGAGCGCGTCCCGGCTGGCCGGCGGCAAGACCGGCACGGTCGCGGTGATCGTTCCCCGGATCACGCCCTGGTTCGTCGGCGCCGTGGTCGAGGCCGCCGAGGAGGTGCTGCACCGCGCCGGGTACGAGCTGCTGCTCTACAACATCGGCGGCCGGGAGCACGCCCGGCAGCGCCTGCTGCACCGGGCCAACCTGCCCAAGCGGGTCGACGCGGTGATGCTGGTCGCCACGCCGATGGGCCCCGACGACCTGGCGACGATCGCCAGCCTGGCGCTGCCGGGCGTCACCGTCGGCTCGGGCACGGTGGTGCCGGGCTGGCCGAGCGTCCGGATCGACGACCAGGCGGCCGGGCGGACCGCCACCGAACACCTGCTGGGCCTCGGCCACCGCCGGATCGCCTGCGTCTGGGGCGATCCCGCCGACGAGTACGCGCATCCCGCCCACCTGGAGCGGCGGCGCGGCTACCAGGAGGCGCTGAACGCCCTCGGGGTAGTGCCCGAACCCCGGCTCAGCGTGGCGAACAGGCCGGACGCCGAGGGCGGGCGCCGGGCGACCGAGGAACTGCTCTCCCGGGGCGACCCGCCGACCGCGATCTTCGCCAGTTGCGACGAGATGGCCATGGGGGCGGTGAACGCCCTTCGGACCGCCGGCGTACGGGTGCCGCAGGAGATCAGCGTGGTCGGCATCGACAACCACGACCTGGCCGGCGCGTTCGGGCTGAGCACCGTGGCCCAGCCCGCCGCCGAGCAGGGCCAGCTCGCCGCCGGTACGTTGCTGGGTCCACTGGCCGGCCGGTCCCGGACCGACGGCGAGCCGACCCCGGTGATTCTGCCCACCTGGCTCGTCGCGCGTGACTCGACCGGTCCGCCTCGGGAAGACTGA
- a CDS encoding glycoside hydrolase family 13 protein has protein sequence MSESALPAATSTGTEPDVAHQADPPDPWWRHAVIYQIYPRSFADSDGDGIGDLPGIIARLDHLVELGVDAVWLSPFYPSPQADAGYDVADYRDVDPIFGRLADADQLLAAARSRGLRVIVDLVPNHTSSAHPWFGAALAAGPGGQARARYVFRDGRGPAGVEPPNDWQSVFGGPAWTRVTEPDGRPGQWYLHLFDTGQPDLNWDHPEVRAEFVDILRYWLDRGVDGFRVDVAHGLIKQADLADWKPQIEPVSGPGTEGPRPPMWDQDGVHEIYRDWRRVLDSYPGERILVAEAWVQPAERLAAYVRPDEMHQAFNFEYLEASWSAPAQYAVITRSLAASAAVGAPTTWVLSNHDVLRHATRLALPIGTPRPRGIGVDDPQPDPVLGLRRARAATLLMLSLPGSAYLYQGEELGLPEHTTLPDEARQDPTWERGGHTERGRDGCRVPIPWEADAPSYGFGPTDASWLPQPTLWAEYALDRQRGVAGSTYEVYRTSLRLRRELRLGTGSVYWLESPDGVLYFRNGELRVLTNFGAEPVELPDGAELVHASGPLDGAGRVPTDATVWLRIDEPGAG, from the coding sequence ATGTCCGAGTCCGCCCTGCCCGCCGCCACCTCCACCGGCACCGAACCGGACGTCGCCCACCAGGCCGACCCGCCGGACCCCTGGTGGCGGCACGCGGTCATCTACCAGATCTATCCCCGCTCGTTCGCCGACTCCGACGGCGACGGCATCGGCGACCTGCCCGGGATCATCGCCCGGCTGGACCATCTGGTCGAACTCGGGGTCGACGCGGTCTGGCTGTCCCCGTTCTATCCGTCGCCACAGGCGGACGCGGGCTACGACGTGGCCGACTACCGCGACGTGGACCCGATCTTCGGCCGGCTGGCGGACGCCGACCAACTCCTGGCGGCGGCCCGCTCGCGCGGACTGCGGGTCATCGTGGACCTGGTGCCCAACCACACCTCGTCGGCCCATCCGTGGTTCGGCGCCGCGCTGGCCGCCGGTCCCGGTGGCCAGGCGCGGGCCCGCTACGTCTTCCGGGACGGCCGTGGCCCGGCCGGCGTCGAACCGCCGAACGACTGGCAGAGCGTCTTCGGCGGGCCGGCCTGGACCCGGGTGACCGAACCGGACGGCCGGCCGGGGCAGTGGTACCTGCACCTGTTCGACACCGGCCAGCCGGACCTCAACTGGGACCACCCGGAGGTACGCGCCGAGTTCGTCGACATCCTGCGGTACTGGCTCGACCGGGGCGTGGACGGCTTCCGGGTCGACGTCGCGCACGGCCTGATCAAGCAGGCCGACCTGGCCGACTGGAAGCCGCAGATCGAGCCCGTCTCCGGCCCCGGTACCGAGGGCCCCCGCCCACCGATGTGGGACCAGGACGGCGTACACGAGATCTACCGGGACTGGCGACGGGTGCTGGACTCCTATCCGGGCGAACGCATCCTGGTCGCCGAGGCGTGGGTGCAGCCCGCCGAGCGGCTGGCCGCGTACGTCCGCCCGGACGAGATGCACCAGGCGTTCAACTTCGAGTACCTGGAGGCGTCCTGGAGCGCCCCGGCCCAGTACGCGGTGATCACCCGTTCGTTGGCCGCCTCGGCGGCGGTCGGCGCCCCCACCACCTGGGTGCTCTCCAACCACGACGTGCTGCGGCACGCGACCCGGCTGGCGCTGCCGATCGGTACTCCCCGGCCCCGTGGCATCGGCGTCGACGATCCGCAGCCGGACCCGGTACTGGGGCTGCGCCGGGCCCGTGCCGCCACCCTGCTGATGCTCTCGCTGCCCGGATCCGCCTATCTCTACCAGGGCGAGGAGCTGGGCCTGCCGGAGCACACCACGCTGCCCGACGAGGCCCGCCAGGACCCGACTTGGGAACGCGGCGGCCACACCGAGCGGGGCCGCGACGGCTGCCGGGTGCCGATCCCGTGGGAGGCGGACGCGCCGTCGTACGGCTTCGGGCCGACTGACGCCAGCTGGCTGCCGCAACCGACCCTCTGGGCCGAGTACGCCCTGGACCGGCAGCGCGGGGTGGCCGGCTCGACGTACGAGGTGTACCGGACCAGCCTGCGGCTGCGCCGCGAGCTGCGACTCGGCACCGGCAGCGTGTACTGGCTGGAGAGCCCGGACGGGGTGCTCTACTTCCGCAACGGCGAGCTGCGGGTGCTGACCAACTTCGGTGCCGAGCCGGTCGAACTGCCCGACGGTGCCGAGCTGGTGCACGCCAGCGGGCCGCTCGACGGCGCCGGCCGGGTACCCACCGACGCCACCGTCTGGCTGCGGATCGACGAGCCCGGGGCGGGCTGA
- a CDS encoding MFS transporter has product MTIGGPRAVRGGGPVHRFYSVTVFVVLASLDNVAIGLVPPLYDSIAPALDVGRGAIGAVTATSFLVSAVASVGWAYFGDRTNRKPLLMIGTLLWAAGTAGSAFAPTYLAFFGAQVLAAIGLGAVGSVGFSVVTDLVTPRRRGVVLSFWGLSQGIGTLAGTLVGGVIGAHDWRRPFLLLSAVGLVATLAYLLTYDIRRGQSETELRGALAVGGDYDYRISRADLPTILDRRTNRWLILQGLTAQVAFGSLVWLPALFRERAEDQGYSSATAIMVGSIFAVLFQLGGVLSIVGGLIGDAAQRRTPRGRAMVAAIGILAAVPFYAVLFFVPIRIDVPDGAGASAVAGAVFGSVFSEPTVGFGLLAALLALGLTSANSPNWFALIADVNPPEHRGTVYSLGNLVNGVGRAAGNGLIGVAAQALRSAFPPPMNFAVGLAAFQLFFIPTGIMYWLASRTAPRDIREVHELLTERAGEVMDERVAEVAPERGDHRG; this is encoded by the coding sequence ATGACGATCGGTGGTCCGCGAGCCGTCCGGGGCGGGGGACCGGTCCACCGGTTCTACAGCGTCACGGTCTTCGTCGTGCTCGCCTCGCTCGACAACGTGGCGATCGGGCTGGTGCCGCCGCTCTACGACTCCATCGCGCCGGCCCTCGACGTCGGCCGAGGGGCGATCGGCGCGGTCACCGCGACGAGTTTCCTGGTCAGCGCGGTCGCCTCGGTCGGCTGGGCGTACTTCGGGGACCGCACCAACCGCAAGCCGCTGCTCATGATCGGCACGCTGCTCTGGGCCGCCGGTACCGCCGGCAGCGCCTTCGCCCCGACGTACCTGGCATTCTTCGGCGCGCAGGTGCTGGCCGCGATCGGGCTGGGCGCGGTGGGCTCGGTCGGCTTCTCGGTGGTCACCGACCTGGTCACGCCACGCCGCCGGGGTGTGGTGCTGAGCTTCTGGGGACTGTCCCAGGGCATCGGCACGCTCGCCGGCACCCTGGTCGGCGGGGTAATCGGCGCCCACGACTGGCGCCGGCCGTTCCTGCTGCTCAGCGCCGTCGGCCTGGTCGCGACGCTGGCGTACCTGCTGACCTACGACATCCGGCGGGGCCAGAGCGAAACCGAGTTGAGGGGCGCCCTCGCGGTCGGCGGGGACTACGACTACCGGATCAGCCGGGCCGACCTGCCGACCATCCTCGACCGCCGGACCAACCGCTGGCTCATCCTGCAGGGACTCACCGCCCAGGTGGCGTTCGGGTCGCTGGTCTGGCTGCCGGCGCTGTTCCGGGAGCGCGCCGAGGACCAGGGGTACTCGTCGGCCACCGCCATCATGGTGGGCAGCATCTTCGCCGTGCTGTTCCAACTCGGCGGGGTGCTCTCCATCGTCGGCGGGCTGATCGGCGACGCGGCACAACGACGTACGCCCCGGGGTCGGGCCATGGTCGCGGCGATCGGCATCCTCGCCGCGGTGCCGTTCTACGCGGTGCTGTTCTTCGTGCCGATCCGGATCGACGTGCCGGACGGTGCCGGCGCGAGCGCGGTGGCCGGAGCCGTGTTCGGCAGCGTGTTCTCCGAGCCCACGGTCGGGTTCGGCCTGCTCGCCGCGTTGCTGGCGCTCGGCCTGACCTCGGCGAACTCGCCGAACTGGTTCGCGCTGATCGCCGACGTCAACCCGCCGGAGCACCGGGGCACCGTCTACAGCCTCGGCAACCTGGTCAACGGGGTGGGTCGGGCGGCCGGCAACGGGCTGATCGGGGTGGCCGCCCAGGCGCTGCGGTCGGCGTTCCCGCCGCCGATGAACTTCGCCGTCGGGCTGGCCGCGTTCCAGCTCTTCTTCATCCCCACCGGCATCATGTACTGGCTCGCCTCGCGTACCGCGCCCCGCGACATCCGCGAGGTGCACGAGCTGCTCACCGAGCGGGCCGGCGAGGTGATGGACGAGCGGGTCGCCGAGGTGGCCCCGGAGCGGGGCGACCATCGAGGCTGA
- a CDS encoding NAD(P)-dependent oxidoreductase — protein sequence MTTYDDVEVSVLGLGAMGSALAAALLKAGHPTTVWNRSAGKAGDLVGQGAVSVDTAGEAVRASRLVIACLLDHASVHEVLDPLAAELTGRVLVNLTTTSPAQARELAAWAADAGVEYLDGGIMAVPAMIGQPGSSILYSGSAVAFEQYKPLFDQWGASSYHGTDAGLASLYDLALLAGMYVMFAGFVHGAAMVAPAGMTAGEFAAMAAPWLTAMTGAFQEIATVVDGGDYTVAGQQSLEFSDLGDIVAASSDQGISTEVVDMVQRLIRRQIDAGHGTDGFARIVESIRQPG from the coding sequence ATGACGACGTACGACGATGTTGAGGTGAGTGTTCTCGGCCTGGGTGCGATGGGTAGCGCGCTCGCGGCGGCCCTGCTCAAGGCCGGACATCCGACAACGGTCTGGAACCGCTCGGCGGGGAAGGCGGGCGATCTCGTCGGCCAGGGCGCGGTCTCCGTCGACACGGCGGGTGAGGCGGTACGGGCCAGCCGGCTGGTCATCGCCTGCCTGTTGGACCACGCGTCGGTGCACGAGGTGCTCGACCCGCTCGCCGCCGAGTTGACCGGCCGAGTCCTGGTCAACCTGACCACGACGTCACCGGCGCAGGCGCGCGAGTTGGCCGCCTGGGCCGCCGACGCCGGGGTGGAGTACCTGGACGGCGGGATCATGGCCGTCCCGGCGATGATCGGCCAGCCCGGATCGTCGATCCTCTACAGCGGCTCGGCGGTCGCATTCGAGCAGTACAAGCCGCTGTTCGACCAGTGGGGAGCGAGCAGCTACCACGGTACGGACGCCGGGCTGGCCTCGCTCTACGACCTGGCCCTGCTCGCCGGGATGTACGTCATGTTCGCCGGGTTCGTCCACGGCGCCGCCATGGTCGCGCCGGCGGGCATGACGGCCGGTGAGTTCGCCGCGATGGCCGCGCCGTGGCTGACCGCGATGACCGGCGCCTTCCAGGAGATCGCCACGGTCGTCGACGGCGGCGACTACACGGTTGCCGGGCAGCAGAGCCTGGAGTTCTCCGATCTCGGCGACATCGTGGCGGCCAGTTCCGACCAGGGGATCAGCACCGAGGTGGTCGACATGGTCCAGCGGCTCATCCGGCGCCAGATCGACGCCGGGCACGGAACCGACGGCTTCGCCCGAATCGTCGAGAGCATCCGGCAACCCGGCTGA
- a CDS encoding winged helix-turn-helix transcriptional regulator, with protein sequence MATTARRGPYFCGIDAAMDVVAGKWKSLILWELDHWGTRRFAELRRGLPGVSEKMLIQHLREMEEDGLVHREVYREVPPKVEYSLTEHGVSLNAALASLGNWGTERIRRIGAEKVSVDVAGTAPREPVGATPAS encoded by the coding sequence ATGGCAACGACAGCGCGGCGCGGCCCCTACTTCTGCGGAATCGACGCGGCCATGGACGTCGTCGCCGGGAAGTGGAAGTCGCTGATCCTCTGGGAGTTGGACCACTGGGGCACCCGTCGGTTCGCCGAGTTGCGGCGCGGCCTGCCCGGCGTCAGCGAGAAGATGCTGATCCAGCACCTGCGGGAGATGGAAGAGGACGGGCTCGTCCATCGTGAGGTGTACCGCGAGGTGCCGCCGAAGGTGGAGTACTCGCTGACCGAGCACGGCGTCTCGCTCAATGCCGCGCTGGCCTCGCTGGGCAACTGGGGGACCGAGCGCATCCGGCGGATCGGCGCCGAGAAGGTCTCGGTCGACGTGGCCGGGACGGCTCCCCGGGAACCGGTCGGCGCGACACCCGCTAGCTAG
- a CDS encoding PadR family transcriptional regulator — protein sequence MPAPRMTLPTQAVLRTLLAHPSHEFYGLELCAAAGLASGTIHPILARLETLGWLASRWEELDPHEAGRPRRRYYSLTSDGAVQANRALAQADARVAKLGFLRPGLAGGQP from the coding sequence ATGCCTGCCCCCCGGATGACACTGCCGACCCAGGCGGTGCTGCGTACCCTGCTGGCGCACCCGTCGCACGAGTTCTACGGGCTGGAGCTCTGCGCCGCCGCCGGACTCGCCAGTGGGACCATCCATCCCATCCTGGCGAGACTGGAGACCCTCGGCTGGCTGGCGTCCCGGTGGGAGGAGCTGGATCCGCACGAGGCCGGCCGCCCCCGTCGCCGGTACTACTCGCTCACCTCCGACGGAGCCGTCCAGGCCAACCGGGCACTGGCCCAGGCCGACGCGCGCGTCGCCAAACTCGGGTTCCTCCGGCCAGGGCTGGCCGGAGGACAGCCGTGA
- a CDS encoding DUF6458 family protein translates to MGIGTSIFLIALGAILTFALNATVAGLDLDVVGWILMGAGVLGLIMTTVIWGNRRRAVTTTTTEPTTYRRVEERRDVQPPL, encoded by the coding sequence ATGGGTATCGGTACCAGCATCTTCCTGATCGCCCTCGGCGCGATCCTCACCTTCGCGCTGAACGCCACCGTCGCTGGCCTGGACCTGGACGTGGTCGGATGGATCCTGATGGGGGCCGGTGTGCTCGGCCTGATCATGACCACCGTGATCTGGGGCAACCGTCGCCGTGCGGTGACGACCACGACCACCGAGCCGACAACGTACCGCCGGGTCGAGGAGCGACGCGACGTGCAGCCGCCGCTGTAG
- a CDS encoding amidase family protein yields MHHSVVPPRPRFASRIVVLTTVLVSIAALVTTTLGAPSEATGRDRSFPLDLERAGIPQIREALTARRITSEELVEAYLERIRTLNTNGPGLNAVRVVTRDVVAQAKQADQDRRRGRPRGPMHGIPVLIKDNIDLKGLPTTAGALALENSYPAKDAFLVTRLKAAGAIILGKTNLTEFANFTTNGMPSGYSGLGGQVLNPYDVSQTPSGSSSGSGSAAAAALATVTIGTETSGSILSPSAANSLVGVKPTVGLVSRTGVVPIAASQDTAGPMTRTVYDAAALLTALTGIDPEDPVTGTSSGVVGTDYTKLLSDTALRGKRIGVASTPTGNQGVLFTEALDVLRARGATVVPVTVNTGGLPPSILTYEFKRDLNAYLARLPRNAPMDTLDDVVRYNLAHVDEGTIKFGQTQLVASNEVDLTDPAAKAEYETNRDTGIAGSRERIDSALTAENLDAIVFVGSGSAGIGARAQYPSVAVPIGYDPANGRPVGMSFLGTAYTEAQLLALAYDYEQASRRWRPPSQVNPSLFRCADFGDRDPSCAP; encoded by the coding sequence GTGCATCATTCCGTTGTGCCACCCCGGCCGCGTTTCGCGTCCCGGATCGTCGTACTCACCACCGTCCTGGTCAGCATCGCCGCACTCGTCACCACCACCCTCGGTGCCCCCTCCGAGGCGACCGGACGGGACCGTTCGTTCCCGCTCGATCTGGAGCGCGCAGGCATTCCTCAGATCCGGGAGGCGCTGACCGCCCGCCGGATCACCTCCGAGGAACTCGTCGAGGCGTACCTGGAGCGGATCCGGACGCTGAACACCAACGGGCCGGGGCTGAACGCCGTCCGGGTGGTCACCCGGGACGTCGTCGCGCAGGCCAAGCAGGCCGACCAGGACCGCCGTAGGGGCCGCCCCCGAGGGCCGATGCACGGCATCCCGGTGCTGATCAAGGACAACATCGACCTCAAGGGCCTGCCGACCACCGCCGGCGCGCTGGCGCTGGAGAACTCGTACCCGGCGAAGGACGCCTTCCTGGTCACCCGGCTGAAGGCGGCCGGCGCGATCATCCTCGGCAAGACCAACCTGACCGAGTTCGCCAACTTCACCACCAACGGAATGCCGTCCGGCTACAGCGGACTCGGCGGCCAGGTGCTCAACCCGTACGACGTCAGCCAGACGCCGAGCGGGTCCAGTTCCGGTTCCGGATCGGCCGCCGCGGCGGCGCTCGCCACGGTCACCATCGGCACCGAGACGTCCGGCTCGATCCTCAGTCCCTCGGCGGCGAATTCCCTGGTCGGGGTGAAGCCGACGGTCGGGCTGGTCAGCCGGACCGGGGTGGTGCCGATCGCGGCCAGCCAGGACACCGCTGGCCCGATGACCCGGACCGTATACGACGCCGCCGCGCTGCTCACCGCGCTGACCGGGATCGACCCGGAGGACCCGGTCACCGGTACCAGCTCGGGTGTGGTCGGCACCGACTACACCAAGCTGCTCTCCGACACCGCGTTGCGGGGCAAGCGGATCGGTGTGGCCAGCACCCCGACCGGCAACCAGGGGGTGCTGTTCACCGAGGCGCTGGACGTGCTGCGGGCCCGGGGCGCCACCGTCGTACCGGTCACCGTGAACACCGGCGGCCTGCCGCCGAGCATCCTGACGTACGAGTTCAAGCGGGACCTGAACGCGTACCTGGCCCGGCTGCCGCGCAACGCGCCGATGGACACCCTCGACGACGTGGTCCGCTACAACCTCGCGCACGTCGACGAGGGCACGATCAAGTTCGGCCAGACCCAGCTCGTCGCCTCGAACGAGGTCGACCTGACCGACCCGGCGGCGAAGGCGGAGTACGAGACGAACCGGGACACCGGCATCGCCGGGTCGCGGGAGCGGATCGACTCGGCGCTGACCGCCGAGAACCTGGACGCGATCGTCTTCGTCGGCAGCGGATCCGCCGGGATCGGCGCCCGCGCCCAGTATCCGTCGGTCGCGGTGCCGATCGGGTACGACCCGGCGAACGGCCGACCGGTCGGGATGTCCTTCCTGGGTACCGCCTACACCGAGGCCCAACTGCTCGCCCTGGCGTACGACTACGAGCAGGCGTCGCGCAGGTGGCGCCCGCCGTCGCAGGTGAACCCGTCGCTGTTCCGGTGTGCCGACTTCGGAGACCGCGACCCGAGTTGCGCGCCATGA